The Euphorbia lathyris chromosome 4, ddEupLath1.1, whole genome shotgun sequence genomic interval accttagacttattcaattaaaccttagaatgtttagaataaaactaagtcagtagctcagccctgacgggggagttcacttaatcaaaaaggtcaactatcatgggggagctcaacgctgagttccttgctgattacttttgccaacatcaaaatgggggagtttgttgaaacacctttccacaggattttgatttgacaaaattaattaagtgaaagtaaatattctataacacactaagtttaaatgctttgatttagtgttactaatgtgtttgttcaatgttgagtttataatttattataaggcataaagatcataaggcccaagccctatatggaagtcaaggcccaggtcaaacaagcccaagatcactcagcctgcgtatctccaaaacgctgccgttgaagtaatgaaacgcatgctgagcaaagaaggatcgagaagatccacgtagacaacttcggtatgaagctgctgagctgtctcgacaaagcgtacaagatagccgctgactacaaagcaacttccagaccaagtatttcctctgttggtaaagaacagaagacgcagaaagctgtctgtttgacattacccgatttggaggaacatactgccacactgaccgaagaacagaagatgctagaatctgattggctaggagaactgctgaacagactgagtgaaagcgacatgaagccgtttccctccaacggttatttcgaaattcgaaataaccagaagctctcatagctctctataaatagagcattcagaatccacattcttaagagaactttgagcaagagtcgctacgctgaccaaacgtatacaaaagttctccatcaaaagcaaagcaaagttcttacactacaaagtctattcatttgtgtaaaagtctagagtgattgtttttcaatcatctaaggtgttctagcaattgttgtttaggacaaaatctttatcatttctagaagtagaaaggagaggttgggtactcggttttaagtactcagcggagagattaggattgagtagaagtatagaggaaggtactcttgtcatactcaattgctgatattgtaaaaggtttgaggctctacctttaaagagctcagtagaggatttgaaatctcggaggtgttccggggacaggacgtaggcttagaagaagccgaacctggataaatctgctgagtgaagttttcttaaaccttaactccttatttatattgcttgcttaaaacaaactaaaactgaccaagtaaaagaggtcaagctgagttgtgcgctacaaacgagcaggttcaggaatagactctaagtgctatttcctgacctaagcaacgaagctgtcctagtcactagttgactaagccagtgtcttgctgagtgttaagtgccgctgttttataaacttttattaaagaaaagaaatctgcccaaattatttaaaaaaaaaaaagaaaaaaggtaaaatagttcctaacccccccttggaactatatttgcaaccttacaagggaccaacaactaTATAATTGGTTGTAttgaagtatatatatataattgttatcTATTAGAGAAAAGGGAAAACCCAAGTTATAGAAGAAAGTTAAGTATATAATACCATGATTTGTAATAGAAAGACAAGTATGAAATTCGTCAGTTAAAAAACTTTTGTTGTCTTCAAGTAGGCATTGTTGCCCTCACAAGTAACAAATACAAATATATTATGCTTTGGAGGAAAAGCTATCTGAGGTTCCATCAAAGCATTCCTTTCTTGAGCATGAGAAAGCAAATCTCTTTACAAATTCTTTTCTTCCTAAAAGCTTCATTACCTCTCACCAAATTCGGATGCTCATTATCCTCCCCTTTTCCCTTACATTCCTCCTCCTGCTTACACTAAAAACTTGTTGAAATTGCTTCAGATAGTAATTGCTTCAATATACAACCACCAACACGCTAGCCTATCAAGGGAGTACACAATGCACTCTGCTAATTAGCCTAACCGTCCCATTGATGAAATGACTATAGTTTGAAGGACATTAATCCCCAAATCGGGAATGGTGGCCCGCTGCTGCTGCTGTAACCTATGGACAAAGAGGGTGGATGAATAATGAGAGATATACCAGCACTCATGACCTTGTTGAGCAGATGTCTTATCTATATGTTCGAGTTGTCAAGGCTAAAGATCTTCCTCCCAGCTCCATTACCGCAAGTTGGAAATTAAGCTTGATAACTACAAGGGGAGGACAAAGCATTTCGACAAGAGAATGAACCCCGAGTGGAACCAGGTCTTTGCTTTCTCAAAAGACCGGATTCAATCATCAATATTGGAAGTCTTTATCAAAGACAAAGAAATGTTAGCAAGAGATGATTATCTCAGAAGGATAATTTTCGACTTGAATGAAATTCCTACAAGAGTTCCACCTGATAGTCCGCTGGCTCCTCAGTGGTATAGACTGGAGCAACATCGTGGGGGAGGGAAGGTATCATGCTTGCAGTTTTGGATAAATTTCTAGAAGCATGGCACGCAGATGCTTCCTTGGTCTATGGAGAAGGTGTTCTCAGCATCAAATCAAAGGTCTATGTATCACCGAAACTATGGTACTTGAGGATCAATGTGATTGAGGCTCAAGATGTTGTGCCAAATGATAGAAGCCGCATCCCAGAAGTACTTGTAAAAGTTCAGGTCGGGAATCAAGTTCTCAAGACCAAGGCATTCCCAACTCGAACATCCAATCCGCTCTAGAATGAGGATTTGGTGTTCGTTGTAGCTGAACCTTTTGAAGAGCAGCTGCAACTTACCATTGAGGATCATGTGCATCCTTCAAGAGATGATGTCTTAGGAAAGATAAACCTTCCACTCAACTTTTTTGAGAAGCGACTAGATCACAGACCGGTTCATTCCCGCTGGTTCAATCTAGAGAAATTTAGCTTCGGTGTATTGGAGGCTGGTAGGAGGAAAGAGCTCAAATTTTCCAGTAGAATTCATCTAAGAGCTTGTCTTGAAGGCGGATACCATGTCCTCGATGAATCGACAATGTACATCAGTGATCAAAGGCAAACAGACAGGCAGCTGTGGAAACAGCCTGTAGGAATATTACAAGTATGCTTATTGGGTGCACAAGGTCTTCTTCCAATGAAGATGAAagatgccaaatgaagcacatATGCTTATTGTGTAGCTAAGTATGGTCAGAAGTGGGTCCGAAATCGCACAATTCTCAACACGTTTAATCCGAAATGGAACGAGCAATACACTTGGGAAGTCTATGATCCCTGCACAGTAATAACTTTAGGTGTTTTCAACAACTGCCATGTACGAGGAGGCGAAAAAGCAAATGCAATGATTCAAGGATTGGAAAAGTGAGAATTTGATTATCTACTTTGTAAGCTTTTCGAATCTACACGCATTCCCCCCACTGCTTGTTCTGCATCCAAATAGAGTGAAGAAAATGGGTGAACTGCAACTCGCAGTCCAATTCACTACACTGTCTTTGGCCAACATGATATATGTGTACGATCGTCCTTTGCTGCCTAAAATGCATTACCTGCATCCATTAACAGTGAATCAAGTAGACAATCTAAGATACCAAGCAATGAGTATTGTGACGATGAGGCTTGCTCGAGCCGATCCGTCTTTGAGAAAAGAGGTGGTGGAGTACATGTTAGATGTGGATTCTCACATGTGGAGCATGAGAAGAAGCAAAGGTAATTTCTTGAGAATCTTGTCACTTCTCTCCAGTTTCTTCTCCATAAGCCGatggttcagtgatatttgcCAGTGGAAGAATCCAATCACGTTAGTACCAGTTCATATTCTGTTTCTGATACTGATTTGGTATCCAGAGTTGATAATCCCAACTATATTTCTTTATATGTTCCTTATTGGTTTATGGAACTACAGATTCGGACAGAGGCATCCACCTCATATGGACACAAAACTATCTTGGGCAGAAGTTGTACACCCAGATGAACTCGATGAAGAATTTGACACGTTTCCTACTAGTCGATCCCATGATCTTGTTCGGATGAGGTATGACATGCTAAGAAGTGTTGCATGAAGAATTCAAACAGTTGTAGGAGACATTGCAACACAAGGGGAGAGGTTAGGATCTTTACTTAGCTGGAGAGATACAAGAGCAACCAGTCTTTTCGTTATGTTCTGTCTTTGTACAACATTTGTGCTTTATGTCACAGTATTCACAATGGTGGCTCTGGTTGTCGAACTTTATTATATGCGGCATCTCAAATTCCGAAGCAAGATGCTCTCTGTGCCCAGCAATTTCTTCAAAAGATTGCCAGCAAGAACAAACAACTTACTATAAGTAACTCCAGTTTCCTTAGTCCTTTCATTTTTCTCTAACCTgtttctcatgctgacttctaataaataaattgtttgaAGTCATAATGTACTACAAGGAAAATAAATCAGTTGTCGTCCATGGAAACTTATCGTTTCCAATACAAAGTAACTATACAACATTTGTAAAGATGTGCAGGTCAAAATCAAACCAAACCGAATACCAAAATGCCAAAATAATTAACTTCAACGCGAACTGACAGTATAACCAAACCAAAATATTTCAAGTTTAATTTGGTTTTCAACCAAGAAAATCAAAATTTggacaacatataaaacaaataaaaatcactatattttctcaAATAACTTACCTCTAACAAGAACAAAAAAATCTTAAAATTCTTTCAAAACATACCTATTTTGATTATTATctcaataacaataaaaaaaaataaacatctaAAATTAAATGCATATTTACGATCACATAAATGCATAATAAAAAGTAATTtggttcagttcagtttttctTTTACATTTTTTCCCATACCAAATCGAACTGGGAAATACTCCTAAAACTATAACAGATTCCGAACTGAAATGTTAAGAAAACCCAAACCAAATAACCAAATTGAATCAGTCAGTAATTCAATTTTAACCAAATAATGCACACCCCCTAGCATTTGCAGTAAGTTTAATTGAGATTTTCTTACCATTTCAACCAAATAATACAACACACTGAAGCTGAAGAACCAGCCTCTCCAACAATGGACTAAGGAATTCAAATGGTATAAGAGACCTTACCAACAAATTGACTCACTAAAACTCCAAGGCACTGAAGCTGAAGAACCAGCCTCTCCAACAATGGAGTAAGGAATTCAAATGGTATAAGAGAACTTACCAACAAATTGACTCACTAAAACTCCAAGGGCAACATATGATTACAGTTTCAGAAAAGCAAATACATCCACTTTCCCCAAAAACATTGAGATCCGAATATGCATGTTGAGAGGCTGAGAGAAGAAATAAACTATATTTGATATAGATACTAATTATCAGCAAGTCTATCAAACCACACAAAAGaaattggagaaatggaaaatctgtTGCAAATGCATCACCTTACAATAGGTTTCATACAACTATCTCATGCCAACAATGGAATTAAactgctattttttttttttttaaaaaaagcgAACAATCCTAGCAAGTTGTTTTCCTCTAGAAGAGGAGCTCATGAGGCTTCATTCCTGCCTTGAGAGAAAATCTAGCAGATAGATAAGCTTTCAACTCCGGAACCCCCTCAATTGATTTAATTAAGGCAGCATCCAATGTCTTCTGATCATCTTTCTTCTCTTGTGGGAGCCCGTTCTTGTCCTGAACCACAGGGTAAAACAATCGATGACCGACAAAACCAATAAATCTAATCAATTACTAAACAAGTTAGCAAACCAACCTCTTTTTCTGCCTCAAAGAACTCTCCctctccctttttcttcttcttctcagcttgCTTGGCAAAATATTTATCGTCAAATTTGTCAACATTAACTCCGGAGATGTCAACCTTGGTGGATGTTCCaatcacataagattggttcACTCTCCTCAAAGGAACACCATTAATCTTAAAAGGTCCTAAAACAGAAAATAACACCATATCATCCAATGGGACAAATGGGAACATAAAAGAACGTTCGGATACTTTAAGGTTATTGCTGTAATGGGGATTAGACTTCCAGAAACTTAGTTTAGATCTTGAGAATTCCCAGATTACATAAAAACAACTTCACCAATTTTACAAATACTTAATCTGCATACACATTTTAAAGTTTTAAATCTGCTACACTCAACAATGCACACCTTAatcttcaaaatgaaaaatccaaGAAAATACTTCAACATGTGCAAAAAACTAAATATATTGCCTTTGAATGAGGGGGAAAAATGCAATTAGCCTTACCAGTAACCAAAAGCAATCCAGAGGAAAGCTGATTCAGGAATACAACTCTCTTGCCCTTGAACCTTCCGGCAAGAATGATCAACACAGTACCTGGAGTAATACTCGCCCTATATATAGGTAACAAATAGAGAATTAATGCAAAGCATAATTCCCTtgaaaacaaataaacaaacattgaataaaacttaaaatcaaaTACAATGAATAAACGAATTTGTCAGTATTGCTCGTTTTTCCAACATTCTCTGGATACATGAATTCTAAATCTTAAGCCAATTCTAAAGATAGACACGAACTCCATAAAATCAACAAACACCATAAGTAAACATAAAACTGGAACAACAAACCCTATCACAATataatcaatcaatcaaaatataaaaagaatttcaaataGAGTAAAAAAGAAAACGCATCCAGAAGGCAAAAACTGACCAATgaatttaaaaaacaaaaaacacatAGAAACGGATAAACAGTGATTGATAAGAGTGAAGACCTGAGCTTGGTTGGTTTATGCTTGCGCTTGTTAAGCAAAGGCCTCTTCACATCATCAGCCGGATAGAACTTGGCCGGCTTCTCGGCAGGAGCAGCTGGCTTGGGTTTAGGATCGTGCTTAGGGAAAACGCCACCATTTTTTGCCTTGATAGCCCACAAACCCCTCTTGTGGTACATCTTTGATCTGGAGTACTTGCCAATTCCCCGAATTAGATCTGGATTCCTGCTTACCTTAGGAGTCTTGGGAGCCATTGCTGTTGCTTCAAATCCACCCTGTTGTCTGCTCTGTGATGTGAGGAGTGGAAGGCCAGACGCCAAAATGCAGAGGAAGTGCAAACTTAGATATGCGGCGTTAATATACAGAAAGATGGCAGTAATATAAGAAAACGAGGCAAAAATAAACCCTAGAAACCCTAAATCTGTGAGAGAACCGGGTCAGGGATCCGTTGAGGTACTAGTGTACATATATTGCGTAGTTGGGTTATGAATGGGCCAAGTTAGCCCGGTGTTGATGGTCGGCATTTGGAGAAAATTACATGGATTTCATTTTAATGTCCCATAAAACTggattttatttctattttattttttcaaacaaaTTATATTTTACTTAATATTACAACTTGTATTCCTAATATACAAatatacaaataaatataattttgtattGATTGAGCTTGATAAAATTAGTGGTTGCATTGTGGATGGGTATAACAAACCACTCACTGTATCTCTCTGGTTAAACTCTCTACGAATGGAAGAaagttttaatatattaaacattTATCAACTTAATATAacggttgatttttttttgaatcaaaaaaACAATGCATTAAGGAGACAAATagtcactatatatatatatataggaaagtCTTTTATGGTTTCAACCTATCCCATagaacccaaaaaaaaattgcccCTCAATAAATGCACTTCATATTTCTCTCTCCTCAATTAATTTTTAGACTTTCTCTCTccatttatttttacaattcaCCATTTTTCTGTAAAACCGATTAATTGTTTCCAGATTCCGGCGCACCATTTCCAGATTCCGGCCACGACGATGAATTTTCTGGCCACTGCGATTTTTTCCaattaaaaaaggaaataaGGAAATAAGAAGGAAGAATGATATTGACAATTTTTTCGGTTTATCGTACACTTTTTCCGTTGAGACCAAAACCTCAATTTATGTCTTCTGGGCAATCGTTTTTATCGTTCAGGGACAAGTTTTAATGTGAACAAACAAGAAACCGTTTTCGAATGGCTATTAATtggattctaaaaaaaaattctgattAGCAAAGGAAATAAGGAAATAACAAGGAAGAATGATATTGGCAATTTTTTCGGTTTATCGTACACTTTTCCATTGAGACCAAAACCTCAATTTATGTCTTCTGGACAATCGTTTTTATCCTTCAGGGACAAGTTTTAATGTGAACAAACAAGAAACCGTTTTCTTATGCCTATTAATTGGATTATAGCAAAGTACACATTCAATTATTGTAATCAATCAATAGATTGTGCATAAGACAGCTGGTTGCTGCATTTACCAAAAAATCATTCAcccacagaattatatttattagttttttggtacgatgtaatgtaatgtaataaatGTTGTAATGCAATTGTGactaaaaaaaactcattcgtAAGATTCAGTTAAAATTTATGATATTATAAAAAGAAGATTTATCATGTTGAAGATGAAATGCAATCGTAAGATTCTATTTTAATTTTGGATACGCCTGTAGATTCGGATCGAAATAAAGCTGAATTGAATCTCTAACATTAGTGGTTGTAATGCAATGAAATGTAATAATGATTCCATTTTAGTAATTGGtgtgaaattttaaaaaaaaatttatcaaaaataattattattacaaTATTTCCGTtgtaatttaatcaaaatttcaACTATTCTCAAATTTTCATATGCATGGGAACATCATCCATATATGATGATTATTACAATATTTGTGTTCATTTTTCCTATTTCCCCGTTTTCTATTTTctgcatttttcgtgtttttcatgattttagttttcacgtatttttattattctgtttcctgcattttcatgtttttcccatcttttgcctttttttttcatttttttcgtttttcacaTATTTCAAATTCATTCAAATTCACTGAGAAGTGATTTGCATCTTGGGCAAGCGTAAGCCATAGTGAACTGTGAATGTGAAACTGTGAAGGATATGCATTTTGGGCAAGAGTAAGCCAGACTTCATATGTTAACAAGACTAACATGAACAAAGTAAAAACTATAACGTAGTTTGCCATAAAGTAATTTTAAATTGTTCAAATACAAAATGGAGAATCAAGTAAAAACTTGAAAACTAACATGAGATTCTCTTAAATCTACTTCTACTCATACAATATTTCCCTTATTCGATCAAGTTCGGCAAAAGCCCTATTAAAACATGCtttgatttcagttttcttttctttgtatGCTGGCCTACGGTTCGTG includes:
- the LOC136226149 gene encoding large ribosomal subunit protein eL6z-like — encoded protein: MAPKTPKVSRNPDLIRGIGKYSRSKMYHKRGLWAIKAKNGGVFPKHDPKPKPAAPAEKPAKFYPADDVKRPLLNKRKHKPTKLRASITPGTVLIILAGRFKGKRVVFLNQLSSGLLLVTGPFKINGVPLRRVNQSYVIGTSTKVDISGVNVDKFDDKYFAKQAEKKKKKGEGEFFEAEKEDKNGLPQEKKDDQKTLDAALIKSIEGVPELKAYLSARFSLKAGMKPHELLF